From Phycodurus eques isolate BA_2022a chromosome 20, UOR_Pequ_1.1, whole genome shotgun sequence, a single genomic window includes:
- the sfpq gene encoding splicing factor, proline- and glutamine-rich isoform X2: MSRFHNNRGGMGMNQFQPRRGGAVGGPMRGSIMGSPNFRNHPFQNQNRRGGNNNFNRGQQSSPQKPQNNQGLAIIPPPTPGPALTMKGPMDKQQEQEKPTTPATETKVQPKQEITSPQPKQAAKNPQLKSPSGNANAPPQPPPPQQQQNPSTLMSPKSGPQQNQQDQKLGPQPIQQNQKAGQQPNQQNQRGGQQQNQQNQRGGGQHPNQQNLRGGQHPNQQNLRGGHHQHQQNQRGGMQQQNQRMGLQQNQQNQRPGPKTGPQFVNKPEQGQTEQQEAPGMSSDESQAKEFKASLSMLLKPGEKTYTQRCRLFIGNLPSDMTEEHFRKIFSKYGEPSEVFINKGKGFGFIRLESRALAEIAKAELDDLPMKGRSLRVRFATHSAALSVKNLSPFVSNELLEEAFSQFGMVERAVVIVDDRGRSTGKGIVEFASKPAARKALDRCNEGVFLLTSSPRPVVVEPLEQCDDEDGLPEKLAQKNPRYQAEREEPPRFARPGTFEYEYSKRWKSLDEMEKQQRQQVEKNMQEAREKLESEMEDAYHEHQANMLRQDLLRRQEELRRMEELHSQEMQKRKEMQLRQEEERRRREEEMLRKREMEEQMRRQREENYRMGNFMDREREMRMSSSGAMGMGDMSFGAVTQNFSMSGMGFEGQQAMGASPGSQMSNDMRNERFTQGGPRGMGPGNGSYGRVREEFDGPAKKARF, translated from the exons ATGTCTCGATTTCATAATAACCGCGGCGGCATGGGGATGAATCAATTTCAGCCTCGCCGAGGTGGTGCAGTCGGCGGTCCCATGCGGGGTAGCATAATGGGAAGCCCCAATTTCAGAAATCACCCTTTCCAGAACCAGAATCGCCGGGGAGGAAACAATAACTTCAACAGAGGACAGCAGTCGAGTCCCCAGAAGCCACAAAACAACCAGGGCTTGGCAATCATCCCACCGCCGACCCCCGGGCCGGCTCTCACCATGAAAGGCCCGATGGACAAACAGCAGGAGCAAGAAAAGCCCACGACCCCCGCGACGGAGACCAAGGTCCAGCCCAAGCAAGAAATCACATCGCCCCAGCCGAAACAGGCCGCCAAGAACCCGCAGCTCAAGTCACCAAGTGGAAATGCTAACGCACCACCGCAACCGCCGCCGCCACAACAGCAGCAAAATCCATCGACGCTCATGAGTCCCAAGTCAGGGCCGCAGCAAAACCAACAGGATCAGAAGCTAGGCCCGCAACCGATCCAACAGAACCAGAAGGCAGGACAGCAGCCGAACCAACAGAACCAGAGGGGAGGCCAACAGCAAAATCAACAGAACCAGAGGGGCGGAGGCCAACATCCAAATCAACAGAACCTGAGGGGAGGCCAGCATCCAAATCAGCAGAACCTGCGGGGAGGCCACCATCAACATCAGCAGAACCAGAGGGGAGGCATGCAGCAACAGAACCAGAGGATGGGCCTGCAGCAGAACCAACAGAATCAAAGGCCCGGTCCCAAGACGGGGCCTCAGTTTGTTAATAAGCCGGAGCAAGGGCAGACGGAGCAGCAGGAAGCCCCGGGCATGAGCTCAGACGAGAGTCAAGCAAAG GAGTTCAAGGCGTCACTGTCCATGTTGCTGAAGCCCGGCGAGAAAACGTACACACAACGATGTCGCCTGTTTATCGGCAACCTCCCCAGTGACATGACTGAGGAGCATTTCAGGAAGATTTTCTCCAAGTATGGAGAGCCCAGTGAGGTCTTCATCAACAAAGGGAAAGGCTTTGGTTTCATCCGACTG GAGTCTCGTGCGCTTGCTGAGATAGCGAAAGCTGAATTGGACGACCTGCCGATGAAAGGCAGAAGCCTCCGCGTCCGCTTCGCCACGCACTCAGCGGCCCTTTCCGTGAAGAACCTGTCTCCTTTCGTGTCCAACGAGCTCCTGGAGGAGGCCTTCTCCCAGTTCGGGATGGTTGAGAGGGCCGTCGTCATTGTTGACGACCGCGGGCGCTCCACCGGAAAGGGCATTGTCGAGTTTGCCTCAAAGCCCGCTGCTAGAAAGGCCTTGGACAGGTGCAACGAGGGCGTCTTTCTGCTCACCTC GTCACCGAGGCCCGTAGTTGTGGAGCCTCTTGAGCAGTGTGACGATGAAGACGGGCTTCCCGAGAAGTTGGCACAGAAGAACCCCAGATACCAAGC agagcgagaggagcCCCCGCGCTTTGCCCGCCCCGGCACCTTCGAGTACGAGTACTCCAAGCGTTGGAAGTCACTGGACGAAATGGAGAAGCAGCAGAGGCAGCAGGTGGAGAAGAATATGCAAGAGGCTCGCGAGAAGCTCGAGAGCGAGATGGAGGACGCCTACCACGAGCATCAGGCGAACATGCTCCGCCAGG ATCTGCTGAGGCGACAGGAGGAACTGCGGCGCATGGAAGAGCTGCACAGTCAGGAGATGCAAAAGAGGAAGGAGATGCAGTTGAG ACAAGAGGAGGAGCGTCGCAGGCGAGAAGAGGAAATGCTTCGCAAGCGGGAGATGGAGGAACAAATGCGTCGCCAGCGCGAGGAGAACTACAGGATGGGCAATTTCATGGAT agggagagagaaatgaGAATGAGTTCTAGTGGTGCAATGGGCATGGGAG ATATGTCCTTTGGCGCCGTTACACAGAACTTCTCCATGAGTGGGATGGGATTTGAGGGGCAGCAGGCTATGGGAGCGTCTCCAGGAAGCCAGATGAGCAATGACATG CGCAACGAGCGTTTCACTCAGGGCGGCCCCCGAGGAATGGGTCCTGGTAACGGCTCTTATGGCAGGGTCCGCGAAGAGTTTGACGGTCCCGCTAAGAAAGCTCGTTTTTAA
- the sfpq gene encoding splicing factor, proline- and glutamine-rich isoform X1 — translation MSRFHNNRGGMGMNQFQPRRGGAVGGPMRGSIMGSPNFRNHPFQNQNRRGGNNNFNRGQQSSPQKPQNNQGLAIIPPPTPGPALTMKGPMDKQQEQEKPTTPATETKVQPKQEITSPQPKQAAKNPQLKSPSGNANAPPQPPPPQQQQNPSTLMSPKSGPQQNQQDQKLGPQPIQQNQKAGQQPNQQNQRGGQQQNQQNQRGGGQHPNQQNLRGGQHPNQQNLRGGHHQHQQNQRGGMQQQNQRMGLQQNQQNQRPGPKTGPQFVNKPEQGQTEQQEAPGMSSDESQAKQEFKASLSMLLKPGEKTYTQRCRLFIGNLPSDMTEEHFRKIFSKYGEPSEVFINKGKGFGFIRLESRALAEIAKAELDDLPMKGRSLRVRFATHSAALSVKNLSPFVSNELLEEAFSQFGMVERAVVIVDDRGRSTGKGIVEFASKPAARKALDRCNEGVFLLTSSPRPVVVEPLEQCDDEDGLPEKLAQKNPRYQAEREEPPRFARPGTFEYEYSKRWKSLDEMEKQQRQQVEKNMQEAREKLESEMEDAYHEHQANMLRQDLLRRQEELRRMEELHSQEMQKRKEMQLRQEEERRRREEEMLRKREMEEQMRRQREENYRMGNFMDREREMRMSSSGAMGMGDMSFGAVTQNFSMSGMGFEGQQAMGASPGSQMSNDMRNERFTQGGPRGMGPGNGSYGRVREEFDGPAKKARF, via the exons ATGTCTCGATTTCATAATAACCGCGGCGGCATGGGGATGAATCAATTTCAGCCTCGCCGAGGTGGTGCAGTCGGCGGTCCCATGCGGGGTAGCATAATGGGAAGCCCCAATTTCAGAAATCACCCTTTCCAGAACCAGAATCGCCGGGGAGGAAACAATAACTTCAACAGAGGACAGCAGTCGAGTCCCCAGAAGCCACAAAACAACCAGGGCTTGGCAATCATCCCACCGCCGACCCCCGGGCCGGCTCTCACCATGAAAGGCCCGATGGACAAACAGCAGGAGCAAGAAAAGCCCACGACCCCCGCGACGGAGACCAAGGTCCAGCCCAAGCAAGAAATCACATCGCCCCAGCCGAAACAGGCCGCCAAGAACCCGCAGCTCAAGTCACCAAGTGGAAATGCTAACGCACCACCGCAACCGCCGCCGCCACAACAGCAGCAAAATCCATCGACGCTCATGAGTCCCAAGTCAGGGCCGCAGCAAAACCAACAGGATCAGAAGCTAGGCCCGCAACCGATCCAACAGAACCAGAAGGCAGGACAGCAGCCGAACCAACAGAACCAGAGGGGAGGCCAACAGCAAAATCAACAGAACCAGAGGGGCGGAGGCCAACATCCAAATCAACAGAACCTGAGGGGAGGCCAGCATCCAAATCAGCAGAACCTGCGGGGAGGCCACCATCAACATCAGCAGAACCAGAGGGGAGGCATGCAGCAACAGAACCAGAGGATGGGCCTGCAGCAGAACCAACAGAATCAAAGGCCCGGTCCCAAGACGGGGCCTCAGTTTGTTAATAAGCCGGAGCAAGGGCAGACGGAGCAGCAGGAAGCCCCGGGCATGAGCTCAGACGAGAGTCAAGCAAAG CAGGAGTTCAAGGCGTCACTGTCCATGTTGCTGAAGCCCGGCGAGAAAACGTACACACAACGATGTCGCCTGTTTATCGGCAACCTCCCCAGTGACATGACTGAGGAGCATTTCAGGAAGATTTTCTCCAAGTATGGAGAGCCCAGTGAGGTCTTCATCAACAAAGGGAAAGGCTTTGGTTTCATCCGACTG GAGTCTCGTGCGCTTGCTGAGATAGCGAAAGCTGAATTGGACGACCTGCCGATGAAAGGCAGAAGCCTCCGCGTCCGCTTCGCCACGCACTCAGCGGCCCTTTCCGTGAAGAACCTGTCTCCTTTCGTGTCCAACGAGCTCCTGGAGGAGGCCTTCTCCCAGTTCGGGATGGTTGAGAGGGCCGTCGTCATTGTTGACGACCGCGGGCGCTCCACCGGAAAGGGCATTGTCGAGTTTGCCTCAAAGCCCGCTGCTAGAAAGGCCTTGGACAGGTGCAACGAGGGCGTCTTTCTGCTCACCTC GTCACCGAGGCCCGTAGTTGTGGAGCCTCTTGAGCAGTGTGACGATGAAGACGGGCTTCCCGAGAAGTTGGCACAGAAGAACCCCAGATACCAAGC agagcgagaggagcCCCCGCGCTTTGCCCGCCCCGGCACCTTCGAGTACGAGTACTCCAAGCGTTGGAAGTCACTGGACGAAATGGAGAAGCAGCAGAGGCAGCAGGTGGAGAAGAATATGCAAGAGGCTCGCGAGAAGCTCGAGAGCGAGATGGAGGACGCCTACCACGAGCATCAGGCGAACATGCTCCGCCAGG ATCTGCTGAGGCGACAGGAGGAACTGCGGCGCATGGAAGAGCTGCACAGTCAGGAGATGCAAAAGAGGAAGGAGATGCAGTTGAG ACAAGAGGAGGAGCGTCGCAGGCGAGAAGAGGAAATGCTTCGCAAGCGGGAGATGGAGGAACAAATGCGTCGCCAGCGCGAGGAGAACTACAGGATGGGCAATTTCATGGAT agggagagagaaatgaGAATGAGTTCTAGTGGTGCAATGGGCATGGGAG ATATGTCCTTTGGCGCCGTTACACAGAACTTCTCCATGAGTGGGATGGGATTTGAGGGGCAGCAGGCTATGGGAGCGTCTCCAGGAAGCCAGATGAGCAATGACATG CGCAACGAGCGTTTCACTCAGGGCGGCCCCCGAGGAATGGGTCCTGGTAACGGCTCTTATGGCAGGGTCCGCGAAGAGTTTGACGGTCCCGCTAAGAAAGCTCGTTTTTAA
- the sfpq gene encoding splicing factor, proline- and glutamine-rich isoform X3 has translation MSRFHNNRGGMGMNQFQPRRGGAVGGPMRGSIMGSPNFRNHPFQNQNRRGGNNNFNRGQQSSPQKPQNNQGLAIIPPPTPGPALTMKGPMDKQQEQEKPTTPATETKVQPKQEITSPQPKQAAKNPQLKSPSGNANAPPQPPPPQQQQNPSTLMSPKSGPQQNQQDQKLGPQPIQQNQKAGQQPNQQNQRGGQQQNQQNQRGGGQHPNQQNLRGGQHPNQQNLRGGHHQHQQNQRGGMQQQNQRMGLQQNQQNQRPGPKTGPQFVNKPEQGQTEQQEAPGMSSDESQAKQEFKASLSMLLKPGEKTYTQRCRLFIGNLPSDMTEEHFRKIFSKYGEPSEVFINKGKGFGFIRLESRALAEIAKAELDDLPMKGRSLRVRFATHSAALSVKNLSPFVSNELLEEAFSQFGMVERAVVIVDDRGRSTGKGIVEFASKPAARKALDRCNEGVFLLTSSPRPVVVEPLEQCDDEDGLPEKLAQKNPRYQAEREEPPRFARPGTFEYEYSKRWKSLDEMEKQQRQQVEKNMQEAREKLESEMEDAYHEHQANMLRQDLLRRQEELRRMEELHSQEMQKRKEMQLRQEEERRRREEEMLRKREMEEQMRRQREENYRMGNFMDREREMRMSSSGAMGMGDMSFGAVTQNFSMSGMGFEGQQAMGASPGSQMSNDMEPPPADGG, from the exons ATGTCTCGATTTCATAATAACCGCGGCGGCATGGGGATGAATCAATTTCAGCCTCGCCGAGGTGGTGCAGTCGGCGGTCCCATGCGGGGTAGCATAATGGGAAGCCCCAATTTCAGAAATCACCCTTTCCAGAACCAGAATCGCCGGGGAGGAAACAATAACTTCAACAGAGGACAGCAGTCGAGTCCCCAGAAGCCACAAAACAACCAGGGCTTGGCAATCATCCCACCGCCGACCCCCGGGCCGGCTCTCACCATGAAAGGCCCGATGGACAAACAGCAGGAGCAAGAAAAGCCCACGACCCCCGCGACGGAGACCAAGGTCCAGCCCAAGCAAGAAATCACATCGCCCCAGCCGAAACAGGCCGCCAAGAACCCGCAGCTCAAGTCACCAAGTGGAAATGCTAACGCACCACCGCAACCGCCGCCGCCACAACAGCAGCAAAATCCATCGACGCTCATGAGTCCCAAGTCAGGGCCGCAGCAAAACCAACAGGATCAGAAGCTAGGCCCGCAACCGATCCAACAGAACCAGAAGGCAGGACAGCAGCCGAACCAACAGAACCAGAGGGGAGGCCAACAGCAAAATCAACAGAACCAGAGGGGCGGAGGCCAACATCCAAATCAACAGAACCTGAGGGGAGGCCAGCATCCAAATCAGCAGAACCTGCGGGGAGGCCACCATCAACATCAGCAGAACCAGAGGGGAGGCATGCAGCAACAGAACCAGAGGATGGGCCTGCAGCAGAACCAACAGAATCAAAGGCCCGGTCCCAAGACGGGGCCTCAGTTTGTTAATAAGCCGGAGCAAGGGCAGACGGAGCAGCAGGAAGCCCCGGGCATGAGCTCAGACGAGAGTCAAGCAAAG CAGGAGTTCAAGGCGTCACTGTCCATGTTGCTGAAGCCCGGCGAGAAAACGTACACACAACGATGTCGCCTGTTTATCGGCAACCTCCCCAGTGACATGACTGAGGAGCATTTCAGGAAGATTTTCTCCAAGTATGGAGAGCCCAGTGAGGTCTTCATCAACAAAGGGAAAGGCTTTGGTTTCATCCGACTG GAGTCTCGTGCGCTTGCTGAGATAGCGAAAGCTGAATTGGACGACCTGCCGATGAAAGGCAGAAGCCTCCGCGTCCGCTTCGCCACGCACTCAGCGGCCCTTTCCGTGAAGAACCTGTCTCCTTTCGTGTCCAACGAGCTCCTGGAGGAGGCCTTCTCCCAGTTCGGGATGGTTGAGAGGGCCGTCGTCATTGTTGACGACCGCGGGCGCTCCACCGGAAAGGGCATTGTCGAGTTTGCCTCAAAGCCCGCTGCTAGAAAGGCCTTGGACAGGTGCAACGAGGGCGTCTTTCTGCTCACCTC GTCACCGAGGCCCGTAGTTGTGGAGCCTCTTGAGCAGTGTGACGATGAAGACGGGCTTCCCGAGAAGTTGGCACAGAAGAACCCCAGATACCAAGC agagcgagaggagcCCCCGCGCTTTGCCCGCCCCGGCACCTTCGAGTACGAGTACTCCAAGCGTTGGAAGTCACTGGACGAAATGGAGAAGCAGCAGAGGCAGCAGGTGGAGAAGAATATGCAAGAGGCTCGCGAGAAGCTCGAGAGCGAGATGGAGGACGCCTACCACGAGCATCAGGCGAACATGCTCCGCCAGG ATCTGCTGAGGCGACAGGAGGAACTGCGGCGCATGGAAGAGCTGCACAGTCAGGAGATGCAAAAGAGGAAGGAGATGCAGTTGAG ACAAGAGGAGGAGCGTCGCAGGCGAGAAGAGGAAATGCTTCGCAAGCGGGAGATGGAGGAACAAATGCGTCGCCAGCGCGAGGAGAACTACAGGATGGGCAATTTCATGGAT agggagagagaaatgaGAATGAGTTCTAGTGGTGCAATGGGCATGGGAG ATATGTCCTTTGGCGCCGTTACACAGAACTTCTCCATGAGTGGGATGGGATTTGAGGGGCAGCAGGCTATGGGAGCGTCTCCAGGAAGCCAGATGAGCAATGACATG